The following proteins are encoded in a genomic region of Lentisphaera araneosa HTCC2155:
- a CDS encoding helix-turn-helix domain-containing protein, translating to MNSSERIKAAAYLLEMSPENLKEKLNFDIESFKAQRIEKLFKVKDVAEMWGCSIKHLWNMHEKGEIEFNRSTGVTRISKTEVDRIVDDK from the coding sequence ATGAATAGTAGCGAACGTATCAAAGCTGCTGCATATCTCTTAGAGATGAGTCCTGAAAATCTTAAAGAAAAACTGAACTTCGATATTGAATCATTTAAGGCTCAAAGAATCGAAAAGCTGTTCAAAGTCAAAGACGTGGCTGAGATGTGGGGATGTAGCATTAAGCACCTGTGGAATATGCACGAAAAAGGTGAGATCGAATTTAATAGATCTACTGGGGTTACAAGAATATCAAAAACAGAGGTAGATAGAATTGTCGACGACAAATAA
- a CDS encoding DNA/RNA non-specific endonuclease: protein MKSIINKLLVTILIGVIGFVAYSNKDKLPEIAERTKTRAIEVSESVSTAINKNSPKTTPNKVVQEESNYETTDKRLPSGYKPIILTESYEHDKWTTEPQELVREFRAYIVSFDDNEDGLLTRNPDWVAYEMRAKPANMPVGKAPDRPSTWIEDDKYKDEAPHDKSYKHSGFSRGHLCMKSIAWRLGANADWNTHTTINASPQVQKFNAGIWLDMEEKTKDWADDYGRIWIICGGAYQDKKPSLWIGDKGEEKVAVPDFFYKIIIRLDGEELKTMAFMYPHKPVSKSPTTKKYFHARYLTSINDIEDSTGLDFLTKLEDEKEEELEALIATEVW from the coding sequence ATGAAATCCATTATCAATAAACTCTTAGTTACCATCTTAATTGGTGTGATTGGCTTTGTAGCCTATAGCAATAAAGACAAACTCCCAGAGATAGCTGAACGTACTAAAACCAGAGCGATTGAAGTCAGTGAATCAGTTAGTACTGCAATTAACAAGAACTCTCCTAAAACCACACCTAACAAAGTAGTCCAAGAAGAATCTAATTATGAGACTACTGACAAGCGATTACCTAGCGGATATAAGCCCATAATCCTCACGGAAAGCTACGAACACGACAAATGGACTACTGAGCCACAGGAACTCGTCCGTGAGTTTAGAGCCTATATTGTGAGCTTTGACGATAATGAAGACGGCCTACTTACTCGTAACCCCGATTGGGTCGCCTATGAGATGAGAGCTAAACCCGCAAATATGCCTGTTGGTAAAGCTCCTGATCGACCATCTACTTGGATTGAAGATGATAAGTATAAAGATGAAGCTCCACATGATAAGTCCTATAAGCATTCAGGTTTTAGCCGCGGACACCTTTGCATGAAAAGTATTGCGTGGAGACTTGGTGCCAATGCAGATTGGAACACTCACACCACAATTAACGCTTCACCGCAAGTACAGAAATTTAACGCGGGAATATGGCTAGACATGGAAGAGAAAACTAAAGACTGGGCTGATGACTACGGTCGCATATGGATTATTTGCGGCGGAGCCTATCAAGACAAGAAACCTTCCTTATGGATTGGTGACAAAGGCGAAGAGAAAGTTGCCGTTCCTGATTTCTTTTATAAAATAATTATTCGCCTCGATGGTGAAGAACTGAAAACTATGGCTTTTATGTATCCGCACAAACCTGTGAGTAAGAGCCCCACCACCAAGAAATACTTTCATGCAAGGTACTTAACTTCTATCAATGATATTGAAGATTCAACAGGCTTAGACTTTTTGACTAAGCTTGAAGATGAAAAAGAAGAAGAACTAGAAGCTTTGATTGCAACCGAGGTGTGGTGA
- a CDS encoding DNA/RNA non-specific endonuclease produces the protein MKSLITKILVSLFVGAVGFVAYSNKDQLPKIAERTKNKAVQVTESVSSAIDQKASQSVKQEESNYETTDKRLKSGYKPIVLTESYEHDKWTTEPQELIREFRAYIVSFDDNSDNVLTRNPDWVAYEIRAKPSNMPDGKAPNRPSTWIEDDKYNDEAPHDKSYLHSGFHRGHLCMKHIAWRLGANADWNTHTTINASPQHAKFNTGVWLDMENKTKEWADEYGRIWVICGGGFKDKKPSLWIGDEGEERVAVPEYFWKIVIRLDDEEIKSMAFMYPHKPVSKSPTTKKYFHARYLTSINDIESLTGLDFLTKLEDDQEEEIESLINSDIWN, from the coding sequence ATGAAATCCCTAATCACAAAGATCCTAGTAAGCTTATTCGTTGGGGCCGTTGGCTTTGTTGCCTACAGTAATAAAGACCAGCTTCCTAAAATTGCTGAACGCACAAAAAATAAAGCGGTACAAGTAACTGAATCAGTTAGTTCAGCAATCGACCAGAAAGCATCTCAATCCGTTAAACAAGAAGAATCTAATTACGAGACTACTGACAAACGATTAAAGAGCGGATACAAGCCTATCGTGCTCACTGAGAGCTACGAGCATGACAAATGGACTACTGAGCCACAAGAGCTAATTCGTGAGTTTAGAGCATACATTGTGAGCTTTGATGATAACTCTGATAATGTATTAACCCGTAACCCAGATTGGGTAGCATATGAGATTAGAGCTAAACCTTCAAACATGCCTGATGGTAAAGCCCCTAATCGTCCCTCGACTTGGATTGAAGATGATAAGTACAACGATGAAGCACCCCATGATAAATCATATTTACACAGTGGCTTTCATAGAGGTCACTTATGCATGAAACATATTGCCTGGAGGTTGGGAGCTAATGCTGATTGGAATACTCACACGACAATTAACGCTTCTCCACAACATGCTAAATTCAATACTGGTGTTTGGTTAGATATGGAGAACAAAACCAAAGAATGGGCGGATGAATACGGCCGTATATGGGTTATTTGTGGCGGTGGATTTAAAGATAAAAAGCCGTCTTTATGGATTGGTGATGAAGGCGAAGAGAGAGTTGCAGTACCTGAATACTTCTGGAAGATCGTTATCCGCTTAGATGATGAAGAAATTAAATCAATGGCTTTTATGTATCCGCACAAACCTGTGAGTAAGAGCCCCACCACCAAAAAATACTTTCATGCAAGGTACTTAACTTCTATCAATGATATTGAGAGTTTGACGGGTTTAGATTTTTTAACTAAGCTTGAAGATGATCAAGAAGAAGAAATTGAAAGTTTAATCAATAGTGATATTTGGAATTAA
- a CDS encoding RecQ family ATP-dependent DNA helicase has product MKKFSANYSNTNHNFVFQNLTGEDINSNIFPAICIIGNLLQRGKPTLMSSFLQEELGAIHKKENFSLGLPLIDNTTPKWERIIRGDDYGDYFPARIFYEVLIPKYLEDFKFIQQLLIPELSVNEITQVTVQKFKNQQVDFYLPQAYLVIEIDGSQHSEEVDRDRDLHFEKYNIKTVRITTEELRQENGSFLNKIDEIKNRIERAITSQSNRKLARTGFYSLSDYQKAYSMGIDTNLPEYKSTAIIRFQLLLVELLKRGTLDFSTPWKFEVRDNDITGYAELAIKDLFIWFSNLLQLHKVPFEEPKYSLKTIDEDQSFSNDQESIKIDFSLLKRYTDEFQKHPEVIYVRNDYLDEYRLFMKGDSSMNLKFNRFENYDYFKLSTAKQIQYKLRFGDGEKDEEALLFFTWNLFLQTYSNLNKNSLKFRDGQLSIIANALSGYDTIGLLPTGSGKSICYQLAAILQPAISFVVCPIKSLMYDQKVDLETSFFSRAAILTGDFNGEEKELIQRDFSQGKHFFIYVSPERFQNKDFRRYFKEVNHSFEIAYAVIDEAHCLSEWGHDFRISYLNLSETIKRLCTKCTFLGLTATASVNVLKDIQVEFGIKPENVKTPLNYTREELTFNVVDSTNDKKDVLKREISRLNSPKILSGNKQKDVECGVVFTPVVNGKNGCYEIGLLLSDCLQKDVRYYSGSQAKKHAIKAESFNNYKKAVQDGFKSDDLSIITATKAFGMGVNKGNIYYTIHYGIPSSMEALYQEAGRAGRDKSKFLDRPAECVVLLSQSDNEKVLSEIWDKSCSLEKLDKLMNKVKGDVQTNLFLFSKSLDYIPNEFQIIKKVHSSFTKKGVSGVRVNGSGMGYKAQVEKSLYRLKQLGLVEDWTVTSFFDSGVFEVDYKNFSEDTVKNCLVKTIRNYDKDFDFNSLQTNPKYSFYKKIYQEDDHGDVIDRCILILIHWSYDNFTYSRKQSLKNIYENCRDAANGKITKSEFKDRLEDYFKFSEPTYVLQHVVENPKDFNRWFDVFYRIESKIITGELINKRGFEQLRANLSRFLESYMNNIGLDIISGLTRLVLNDYDNSDGRVRFEVALTNLKSDQNYDSYNIIREIIKVGSFLNDDLKSMLEESIYSIFPEQDVLMELNKRLGGSFSLTILLENNANRLKAANKRIFDGFRKIK; this is encoded by the coding sequence GTGAAAAAGTTTTCTGCAAATTATTCTAATACAAATCATAATTTTGTATTCCAGAACCTTACAGGCGAGGATATTAATTCTAATATTTTCCCGGCTATTTGTATCATAGGCAATTTACTTCAACGAGGTAAACCAACCTTAATGTCGAGTTTTTTACAAGAAGAGCTTGGTGCTATTCATAAAAAAGAAAACTTTTCCCTAGGCTTACCTCTAATAGACAATACCACTCCGAAATGGGAGAGGATTATTAGAGGGGATGATTATGGTGATTACTTTCCTGCGAGGATATTTTATGAAGTTCTCATCCCTAAATATCTAGAAGATTTTAAATTCATACAACAACTTCTTATTCCTGAATTATCCGTTAATGAGATTACTCAGGTAACTGTTCAAAAGTTCAAAAACCAACAGGTAGATTTTTACCTACCACAAGCATATTTAGTCATTGAGATTGATGGGTCACAGCATTCAGAGGAAGTTGATAGAGATAGGGACCTACATTTTGAAAAATATAACATCAAAACTGTTAGAATTACGACAGAGGAACTCAGACAAGAAAACGGTAGCTTTCTAAATAAAATTGATGAGATTAAAAATCGAATTGAAAGAGCTATTACTTCACAAAGCAATCGAAAACTTGCGCGTACAGGCTTTTATTCATTGTCAGATTACCAAAAAGCTTATTCTATGGGTATTGATACTAACTTACCTGAGTATAAATCTACGGCGATCATTCGATTTCAGCTACTATTGGTGGAGCTTTTAAAAAGAGGGACCTTAGACTTTAGTACCCCTTGGAAGTTTGAGGTTAGAGACAATGATATTACTGGATATGCTGAGCTTGCCATTAAAGATTTGTTCATATGGTTCAGTAACTTACTACAACTTCATAAGGTCCCATTTGAAGAACCGAAGTATTCACTAAAAACAATCGATGAAGACCAAAGTTTTTCCAACGATCAAGAAAGTATAAAAATTGACTTCAGCTTATTAAAACGCTATACGGATGAGTTCCAAAAGCACCCGGAAGTTATATATGTCCGGAATGATTACCTAGATGAATACCGATTATTCATGAAGGGTGATTCCAGTATGAATTTAAAATTTAATAGATTCGAGAATTATGATTACTTTAAGTTATCTACAGCGAAACAGATACAATATAAATTACGTTTTGGAGATGGTGAAAAGGACGAAGAAGCATTGCTGTTTTTTACATGGAATCTATTTCTCCAGACGTACAGTAACTTAAATAAAAATAGTTTGAAGTTTCGTGATGGGCAGTTGTCTATAATAGCAAATGCCTTAAGCGGCTATGATACAATAGGACTATTGCCGACAGGAAGTGGTAAATCTATTTGTTATCAATTAGCTGCAATATTACAACCAGCAATAAGTTTTGTGGTTTGTCCTATTAAATCGCTTATGTATGATCAAAAAGTAGACCTAGAAACATCTTTTTTTAGTAGAGCTGCAATTTTGACAGGAGATTTTAACGGAGAAGAGAAAGAACTCATTCAAAGAGATTTTTCCCAAGGAAAACACTTTTTTATATATGTATCTCCGGAAAGGTTCCAGAATAAAGATTTCCGTAGATACTTTAAAGAGGTTAATCATTCTTTTGAGATAGCATATGCTGTGATTGATGAAGCACATTGCTTATCTGAATGGGGTCATGACTTTAGGATATCTTACCTTAATTTATCCGAAACAATAAAACGCTTATGTACTAAATGTACTTTCTTAGGCTTGACTGCTACAGCATCAGTTAATGTCCTTAAAGATATCCAGGTTGAATTTGGTATAAAACCTGAGAATGTAAAAACTCCTCTTAACTATACCAGAGAAGAACTTACATTTAATGTAGTTGACAGCACTAATGATAAAAAGGATGTCTTAAAGAGAGAGATTTCTCGTTTAAACTCCCCGAAAATATTGAGTGGTAATAAACAGAAGGATGTAGAGTGTGGCGTTGTTTTTACTCCTGTTGTAAATGGCAAGAATGGTTGTTATGAAATAGGACTTTTACTCAGTGATTGTCTACAGAAAGATGTTAGATATTACTCGGGATCCCAGGCTAAAAAACATGCTATAAAAGCAGAGTCATTCAATAATTATAAAAAGGCAGTTCAAGACGGTTTTAAGAGTGATGACCTATCAATAATTACCGCCACAAAAGCATTTGGTATGGGAGTCAATAAAGGCAATATTTATTACACGATTCATTACGGAATACCTAGTTCCATGGAAGCACTCTATCAAGAGGCGGGAAGAGCAGGCCGTGATAAAAGTAAATTCTTAGATCGCCCCGCAGAATGTGTTGTATTGTTATCTCAATCAGATAATGAAAAGGTTTTATCAGAGATATGGGATAAGTCATGCTCTTTAGAAAAACTAGATAAGTTAATGAATAAAGTTAAGGGAGATGTGCAAACAAACCTCTTTTTATTTTCTAAGAGTCTTGATTATATTCCGAATGAATTTCAAATAATTAAAAAAGTACATTCCAGCTTTACTAAAAAAGGTGTTTCTGGTGTTCGCGTTAATGGCTCAGGTATGGGCTATAAAGCACAGGTAGAAAAGTCACTATATCGCTTAAAACAATTAGGGCTTGTTGAAGATTGGACGGTTACTAGTTTTTTTGACAGTGGTGTGTTTGAGGTTGATTATAAGAATTTTTCAGAAGATACAGTTAAAAACTGCCTAGTGAAAACAATTAGAAACTATGATAAAGACTTTGACTTCAATTCACTACAGACAAACCCTAAGTATAGTTTTTATAAAAAGATTTATCAGGAGGATGATCACGGAGACGTTATTGATCGCTGTATACTCATACTCATTCATTGGTCCTACGATAATTTCACTTACAGCAGGAAACAATCTCTAAAAAATATTTACGAAAACTGTAGAGATGCAGCAAATGGAAAAATCACTAAGAGTGAGTTTAAAGACAGACTAGAGGACTACTTTAAGTTTTCAGAACCTACCTATGTTTTACAGCACGTTGTAGAAAACCCTAAGGATTTTAATCGTTGGTTTGATGTGTTTTATCGGATCGAATCAAAAATAATTACGGGTGAGCTAATAAACAAGAGAGGCTTCGAGCAGCTGAGAGCTAATCTAAGTAGGTTTCTTGAAAGCTATATGAACAATATTGGATTAGATATAATAAGCGGCTTGACGCGTCTTGTGTTAAACGATTATGATAACTCAGATGGTCGCGTCCGTTTTGAAGTAGCTCTAACTAATTTAAAGTCCGATCAGAACTACGACTCATATAATATTATTCGAGAGATAATTAAAGTAGGTTCTTTTCTTAATGATGATTTAAAAAGTATGCTGGAAGAATCTATATATAGTATTTTTCCTGAGCAAGATGTTTTAATGGAGTTAAACAAGCGTTTGGGTGGTAGTTTCTCACTTACAATATTACTAGAAAATAATGCAAATAGATTAAAAGCAGCTAACAAGAGAATTTTTGATGGATTTAGAAAGATTAAATAA